Proteins encoded in a region of the Pseudomonas shahriarae genome:
- a CDS encoding succinate dehydrogenase assembly factor 2, producing the protein MVEDVEINRLYWHSRRGMLELDVLLVPFTKEVYATLDKVDRDLYVRLLTCEDQDMFGWFMERAESEDPELQRMVRMILDRVQPK; encoded by the coding sequence ATGGTCGAAGATGTAGAAATCAATCGCCTGTACTGGCACAGCCGTCGCGGCATGCTGGAGTTGGATGTGTTGTTGGTACCGTTCACCAAAGAGGTGTACGCGACCCTCGATAAGGTAGACCGCGACCTCTACGTCAGGTTGCTGACCTGCGAAGACCAGGACATGTTCGGCTGGTTCATGGAACGTGCCGAATCAGAAGATCCGGAGCTGCAGCGCATGGTCCGGATGATCCTGGATCGTGTCCAGCCCAAGTAA